One window of Sphingobacteriales bacterium genomic DNA carries:
- a CDS encoding peptidoglycan DD-metalloendopeptidase family protein: MEENSNYLPYFYFSLFLLISCLAFATTFNNFHENLLQKHLSVSRCTYEVCPSEVTTLTVVVQDTQINSFKKTSAGKMGLNNSGSKTNESQTSDTVTVAADFHAEMVAKTEWWIKRLIYDVRDISTTFAPPVELMNTDSISENSEILANEPPKPDKRIVDGILYINNEIASPEEHELIGLVHPFLKDSVAKADGIFYVNGEFAANQIATNLFETYSQPAGETLLADQSGEFDNLRATASRSNFRKPESTFEELADFSTTEDEVEEEAVLDVVPAPIHRPAGSPVSGSMQRILLTDVYQEEIPCNAHYDYNWNTSNIHPYRYNLSTMPETVEFLLTHGLDDDFIIPVGGIVTSKFGPRWGRYHNGVDLDLDKGDQVKSAFDGRVRIAQYSSSYGYMVVVRHFNGLETTYAHLSKLKVSPNQDVKAGDVIGLGGSTGRSTGSHLHFEVRYKGLPLDPTAMIDFSAQKLKSHTFVVDKYYFSSSSPYLDAHDNSYNRTSYSSSGSSKSKYHVVRKGDTLYAIAQKHGKQVKEICRLNRMSTNSKLQVGQKLRIK; encoded by the coding sequence ATGGAAGAAAACAGTAACTACTTGCCATACTTTTATTTTTCTCTTTTTTTACTGATTAGTTGTCTCGCTTTTGCCACTACATTCAACAATTTTCATGAAAACTTACTGCAAAAACATTTGTCAGTAAGTCGTTGTACCTACGAAGTCTGTCCGTCCGAAGTAACAACTCTGACCGTTGTAGTACAAGACACTCAAATAAATAGTTTTAAAAAGACCTCTGCCGGAAAAATGGGATTGAACAACTCCGGCTCAAAAACTAATGAATCGCAAACATCTGATACCGTTACTGTCGCGGCTGATTTTCATGCCGAAATGGTAGCAAAAACAGAATGGTGGATTAAACGGTTAATCTATGATGTACGAGATATTTCTACCACTTTTGCTCCACCTGTTGAACTAATGAATACAGATTCAATATCAGAAAACAGTGAGATATTAGCAAATGAACCACCAAAGCCCGACAAGCGGATTGTTGACGGCATCCTTTATATAAATAATGAAATAGCCTCTCCCGAAGAGCATGAACTGATCGGATTGGTTCATCCTTTTTTGAAAGATTCTGTAGCCAAGGCAGACGGGATTTTTTATGTCAACGGAGAATTTGCGGCTAATCAAATAGCTACAAATTTGTTTGAAACCTATTCTCAACCAGCAGGAGAAACCTTATTGGCTGACCAGTCCGGGGAGTTTGATAATCTGCGTGCAACTGCCTCGAGAAGCAATTTTAGAAAACCCGAATCAACATTTGAAGAACTGGCTGATTTTTCAACCACCGAAGATGAGGTGGAAGAAGAAGCAGTATTGGATGTAGTGCCTGCGCCGATTCACAGACCGGCAGGGTCCCCTGTTTCGGGAAGCATGCAAAGAATTTTGCTGACAGATGTATATCAGGAAGAAATACCTTGCAATGCTCATTACGATTATAACTGGAACACCTCCAACATACACCCCTATCGTTACAACCTTTCCACAATGCCCGAAACGGTTGAGTTTTTACTCACACATGGTTTAGACGATGATTTTATCATTCCTGTGGGCGGCATCGTTACCTCAAAATTCGGACCCAGATGGGGACGTTATCATAACGGCGTTGACCTCGACTTAGACAAAGGGGATCAGGTCAAATCTGCATTTGACGGGCGAGTTCGGATTGCGCAGTATTCTTCTTCTTATGGTTATATGGTCGTTGTTCGTCACTTTAACGGGTTGGAGACGACTTATGCACATTTGTCTAAATTAAAAGTCTCTCCAAACCAAGATGTCAAGGCAGGGGATGTAATTGGTTTAGGCGGAAGCACAGGCAGATCTACTGGTTCGCACCTTCATTTTGAAGTGCGTTATAAAGGGTTGCCTCTTGACCCTACTGCCATGATAGACTTTTCAGCCCAAAAATTGAAAAGCCACACCTTTGTTGTAGATAAATATTACTTTTCTTCTTCCTCCCCATATCTGGATGCCCACGACAACAGCTATAACCGTACAAGCTATAGCAGCAGCGGGTCTTCCAAATCAAAGTACCATGTTGTTCGCAAAGGAGATACACTTTATGCGATTGCTCAGAAACACGGCAAACAGGTAAAAGAAATTTGCCGGCTGAACAGAATGAGCACAAACAGCAAGTTACAAGTTGGGCAAAAACTGCGCATCAAGTAA
- a CDS encoding RidA family protein, which yields MNKNPNDKIITDKAPKPVGAYPHARRVGNLLFLSGIGPRDAKTGVDIPGLITDKNGNFLEFDFEAQCHSVFKNVRAVLEASGSSWENLVDVTVFLVNMKRDFNTFNRLYAEYFSTNQPCRTTVEVNSLPTSIAIELKCIAFID from the coding sequence ATGAATAAAAATCCAAACGATAAAATCATTACAGACAAAGCCCCAAAGCCCGTTGGTGCATACCCTCATGCAAGAAGAGTGGGTAATTTGCTTTTTTTGTCAGGAATAGGACCCAGAGATGCCAAAACAGGGGTTGATATTCCGGGGTTAATTACTGATAAAAACGGAAATTTTCTCGAATTTGACTTTGAAGCGCAATGTCATTCGGTGTTTAAAAATGTACGTGCCGTTTTGGAAGCTTCCGGTTCCAGTTGGGAAAACCTTGTAGATGTTACCGTCTTTTTGGTCAATATGAAACGGGACTTTAACACCTTTAACCGTTTGTATGCCGAGTATTTCAGCACCAATCAGCCCTGCAGGACAACGGTTGAAGTTAACAGCCTTCCGACATCCATTGCCATCGAGTTGAAATGTATTGCTTTTATTGACTGA
- the rpmA gene encoding 50S ribosomal protein L27, whose product MAHKKGQGSSKNGRDSKSKRLGVKLYGGQLAKPGNIIVRQRGTKFHPGEGVGIGKDHTIFATTEGLVKFTTKRLNRTFISIEVPVAQA is encoded by the coding sequence ATGGCACATAAGAAAGGTCAAGGTAGTTCCAAGAATGGACGCGATTCCAAAAGTAAACGCTTGGGCGTAAAATTGTATGGTGGTCAACTTGCCAAACCGGGTAATATCATCGTTCGTCAGCGCGGCACCAAGTTCCATCCGGGCGAAGGGGTTGGAATTGGAAAAGATCATACCATCTTTGCTACGACCGAAGGATTGGTAAAATTCACAACCAAAAGGCTTAACCGCACCTTTATTAGTATAGAAGTGCCGGTGGCTCAGGCTTAA
- the rplU gene encoding 50S ribosomal protein L21 yields MFAIVEILGQQFKVAAGNEIFVHHLNAEPGDSITFDKVLLTDDEGAVEVGKPVLEGRSVSATVLAHQQGDKVIVFRKKRRKGFRVKNGHRQQFTKIKIDSIA; encoded by the coding sequence ATGTTCGCAATAGTAGAAATATTAGGTCAACAATTTAAGGTGGCTGCAGGAAACGAAATTTTTGTTCACCATCTGAACGCAGAACCGGGCGACTCAATTACTTTTGACAAAGTGTTGCTGACCGATGATGAAGGTGCTGTAGAAGTTGGCAAACCCGTTTTGGAAGGCAGAAGCGTATCTGCTACGGTATTGGCACATCAGCAAGGCGATAAAGTGATTGTATTCAGAAAAAAACGCCGCAAAGGATTCCGCGTTAAAAACGGGCACCGTCAGCAATTCACCAAAATCAAAATTGATTCTATTGCTTGA
- a CDS encoding MBL fold metallo-hydrolase: MNIKFCGAAREVTGSSHLITLDDGYKILLDCGMYHGSEEVYSKLNRQWIFNPAEIDCVILSHAHIDHSGRLPMLTRDGFRGEIICTHATRDLALLMLTDSALIHERDAEFSNKQPGRKEEDKVVPLYESDDVTKCFGQVVGIAYEHWYQINDNVEVLLRDNGHILGSASVTLRLKNKKGKTVHIGFTGDIGRPNRPILHDPIPMPECDVIICESTYGDRLHESKPNEREKLLKIITDTCIKNKGKLIIPAFSVGKTQEVVYMLNLLQSEGLLPKIPVYVDSPLATNATNIFQMHPDCFDKDITEYMRVDPNPFGFNQLTYVRTVDASKQLNRTKQACIIISASGMANAGRVRHHILHNAGKAKNTILFTGYCAPETLGGELKSGAKEVVIFDEVVRVKARIMAMDSFSAHGDQQEMIQFLSNQDKKQLKQLFLVHGEYLAQQSFQKALQKTGYKNVLIPGLGDTISFEV, translated from the coding sequence ATGAACATTAAGTTTTGCGGAGCAGCAAGGGAAGTTACCGGCAGTTCTCATCTGATAACCCTCGACGATGGGTATAAAATTTTGCTGGACTGCGGCATGTATCATGGAAGCGAGGAGGTGTACAGCAAACTAAACCGGCAATGGATATTTAATCCGGCAGAAATTGATTGCGTTATTCTTTCCCACGCACATATTGACCATAGCGGACGCTTGCCTATGCTTACAAGGGATGGCTTTAGAGGTGAAATTATCTGCACCCATGCAACCCGTGATTTAGCCCTGCTTATGTTAACGGACAGTGCTTTGATTCATGAGCGGGATGCCGAGTTTTCGAACAAACAACCCGGGAGAAAAGAAGAAGACAAGGTAGTTCCGCTTTATGAGTCGGATGATGTAACCAAATGTTTTGGGCAAGTAGTAGGCATAGCTTATGAACATTGGTATCAGATCAATGATAACGTTGAAGTATTGTTGCGTGATAATGGTCATATTTTGGGAAGTGCCAGTGTTACTCTTCGTTTGAAAAACAAAAAAGGAAAAACTGTACATATTGGGTTTACCGGTGATATTGGCCGACCCAATCGCCCTATTCTTCATGATCCTATCCCGATGCCCGAATGCGATGTGATTATCTGCGAGTCAACTTATGGAGACCGCCTTCACGAAAGCAAACCCAACGAAAGGGAAAAATTGCTGAAAATAATTACCGATACTTGTATCAAAAACAAAGGGAAACTGATTATCCCTGCATTCAGTGTGGGTAAAACGCAGGAGGTGGTTTACATGCTGAATTTGCTGCAAAGCGAAGGATTACTGCCTAAAATACCGGTATATGTGGACAGTCCTTTGGCAACAAATGCTACGAATATCTTTCAAATGCACCCTGACTGTTTCGACAAAGACATTACTGAGTATATGCGGGTTGATCCTAACCCTTTCGGTTTCAACCAACTGACCTATGTCAGAACCGTAGATGCTTCGAAACAACTAAACCGAACCAAGCAAGCCTGCATAATCATCAGCGCTTCGGGCATGGCTAATGCGGGAAGAGTAAGACACCATATTTTGCACAATGCAGGAAAAGCAAAAAATACAATTTTATTTACTGGTTATTGCGCACCCGAGACTTTGGGCGGTGAACTGAAAAGCGGTGCTAAAGAGGTAGTTATTTTTGATGAAGTAGTCAGGGTAAAAGCTCGTATTATGGCAATGGACTCTTTCAGCGCACATGGTGACCAACAGGAAATGATTCAGTTTTTGAGTAATCAGGACAAAAAACAATTGAAACAACTGTTTTTAGTGCATGGAGAATACCTCGCCCAACAGTCTTTTCAGAAAGCATTACAAAAAACCGGGTATAAAAATGTCCTTATTCCGGGCTTGGGCGATACCATTTCATTTGAAGTGTAG